One Methylocaldum marinum DNA window includes the following coding sequences:
- a CDS encoding FkbM family methyltransferase: protein MIRHLNESPAKEQLAVFRNCPLTISVITPSYNQAEFLTECLESVRNQTYKPVEHFVYDPGSKDESQSIATSFSHVTLITELDEGQSDAVNKGFKRASGDIIAWLNSDDLYANPNVFQQVVKRFLEEDNPDIVYGKGIYIDESGKKLRDAYVNKDPGTFAWRFQHEDGILQPALFMRRRVIEQVGFLRNDLHYTMDYEYWIRCMKAGIKFAYIDEDLAFARYHRRNKTYGMRGSSYSEICDIMKEHFGYVSHIWLRRYAEFLIEGYDGVLATSVGRDVKSGSSLERCYRDLLVAYNTSFDTYTELVKNASQKGYGDTYREMKKLGIGLQVPCKDVSSEGQVIRGYTSYVVGSRRWAYESNWKAAQIARSHAFLLERIAKRRSDICIIVGNGPSLNKTNLDLLAGQDVIISNNSFLGEKLIRNATYYTVVNYLVAEQSSHHINRLEGVYKIIPYWLAYCINPSNNTHFVDAVGRAEFCKDIFKNMSWRHTVTFFNLHLAYGLGYKKVVLIGFDHNYKQPPGIAEQQVIHSYEPDENHFDSRYFRGKKWQAADVDKMEEMYRLAKRAYEEEGRTIVNATVGGKLELFPRETLEQAIGCINSGTSVSLGNSISSRNVSVNLEGGTINSEVSLLLEEVEFQRGKRAHLDEAELIAELIFSSVGDYSDGIMIDAGAHFGCSAEPFAFKDWTVYCFEPDPSNRAHLRAKFEGAPNVVIDARALADITDAQRPFFSSSESSGISGLYAFRDTHKQTAVVDVTTVAMIVDQFRLDRIDFLKIDVEGFDFAVLRGVPLDDIRPMVIQCEFEDSKTVPLGHTWKDIADFLVGKGYTVYVSEWHPIIQYGIQHDWCRLFRYPGTLRDPKAWGNLLAFQEDPGTEAIVNALRRCVKVKNASVVERQRETNSSQELLLEKLKRWSGMQYMEFAGWVKKRSLTAFRFGQAAKWSLQVARRHPRTALGLLGALVLLAGAPAYPPMWGYRIFLWSATGLLAVSALAITGVAMANTVIGRLVETQRAEMEARLRVMRRDSESRWTALESKLATIESRLGSLAESLQSEEAQAAKIANELERLTARIETKTSFQRFNRTLAPVHVETLRNVWGERLGLRLTNPALAYCAHRICNIEQNATGRLATSIEDAVLRTLVSSAVKSETLEVLEIGTLFGIGLSMIYEYNRGRFERIHLTAIDPLTGYYGGGEPDVLLNIPISKSVFWLNMQRVGIPRDDVTLINDLSTSEAAIARAGSKKYDLLIIDGDHSYAGVKADYHNYVDLVRAGGYIIFDDCGSTDWPEVKQFVDAEVLTDRRVALVGSEWRTAIFRVAQQTNGD, encoded by the coding sequence ATGATACGCCATTTAAATGAATCGCCGGCGAAGGAACAACTTGCGGTTTTTCGCAATTGTCCGTTAACGATCTCTGTAATTACCCCAAGTTATAACCAGGCAGAGTTTTTAACGGAATGTCTAGAATCCGTTCGTAATCAAACCTACAAACCGGTAGAACATTTCGTATACGATCCAGGTTCAAAAGACGAAAGCCAGTCAATTGCTACGTCGTTTTCGCACGTTACGTTGATCACAGAGCTAGACGAAGGGCAGTCGGACGCTGTAAACAAAGGATTTAAGCGCGCAAGTGGAGATATTATTGCGTGGCTTAACTCAGACGATCTCTACGCAAATCCAAACGTATTTCAGCAAGTGGTGAAGCGCTTTCTTGAGGAGGATAATCCAGATATTGTTTACGGCAAGGGTATTTATATTGATGAGAGTGGTAAGAAACTCCGTGATGCCTACGTTAATAAGGATCCTGGTACGTTCGCGTGGCGCTTCCAGCACGAAGACGGAATTTTGCAGCCGGCGTTGTTTATGAGACGAAGGGTAATCGAGCAAGTTGGATTTCTGCGAAATGACCTTCATTATACGATGGACTACGAATATTGGATCCGTTGTATGAAGGCCGGTATAAAGTTTGCCTATATCGATGAAGATTTAGCATTTGCGCGGTATCACAGGCGTAATAAAACGTATGGTATGCGGGGGAGTAGTTACTCAGAGATCTGCGATATCATGAAGGAGCATTTCGGGTATGTAAGTCACATATGGCTGAGGCGATATGCGGAGTTTTTGATTGAAGGATATGATGGCGTGTTGGCCACTAGCGTAGGACGCGACGTAAAAAGCGGGTCCTCACTTGAGCGTTGTTATCGTGACCTGTTGGTAGCCTACAACACTAGCTTCGATACCTATACAGAGCTCGTCAAAAATGCATCGCAGAAGGGATATGGAGATACTTACCGAGAGATGAAGAAGTTAGGAATTGGTCTTCAGGTTCCATGTAAAGATGTTAGCTCTGAGGGGCAAGTAATCCGAGGATATACGTCTTATGTTGTTGGCTCGCGGCGTTGGGCGTACGAAAGTAACTGGAAGGCGGCACAAATTGCTAGGTCACATGCCTTTTTACTTGAAAGAATTGCTAAGCGCCGTTCTGATATTTGTATCATTGTGGGAAATGGCCCTAGCTTGAATAAGACAAACCTTGATCTGTTGGCAGGCCAAGATGTAATAATTTCGAACAACTCATTTCTTGGTGAGAAATTAATTCGGAACGCGACGTACTATACGGTTGTTAATTATCTCGTTGCAGAGCAAAGTTCGCATCACATAAATCGGTTAGAGGGTGTTTATAAGATAATTCCATATTGGCTGGCATATTGTATTAATCCAAGTAACAATACCCATTTTGTTGATGCCGTCGGTCGTGCCGAATTTTGCAAAGATATATTCAAGAATATGTCGTGGCGGCACACAGTAACGTTTTTTAATCTACATTTGGCATATGGGTTAGGCTATAAAAAGGTTGTATTGATTGGTTTTGACCATAACTATAAACAGCCTCCTGGAATTGCGGAACAACAGGTAATTCATAGCTATGAGCCTGACGAGAATCATTTTGATTCTCGCTATTTCCGTGGCAAGAAATGGCAAGCGGCAGATGTGGATAAAATGGAAGAAATGTATCGGCTTGCGAAACGTGCTTATGAAGAGGAAGGCCGAACAATCGTTAACGCTACAGTGGGCGGTAAGCTTGAGTTATTTCCTCGAGAAACATTAGAACAGGCAATTGGGTGTATAAACAGCGGAACTTCTGTGTCGCTCGGCAATAGTATTTCAAGCCGGAATGTCAGCGTCAATCTTGAAGGAGGTACGATTAACTCTGAGGTTTCCCTATTGCTCGAGGAAGTGGAGTTTCAACGCGGTAAACGGGCACACTTGGATGAGGCAGAGCTAATAGCTGAGCTCATTTTTTCTTCCGTTGGAGATTATTCTGATGGGATCATGATAGATGCGGGGGCTCATTTCGGCTGCAGCGCCGAGCCGTTTGCATTCAAGGATTGGACAGTGTATTGCTTCGAACCAGACCCGTCTAATCGAGCACATCTGAGGGCGAAGTTTGAAGGAGCGCCCAACGTTGTAATTGACGCTCGAGCGTTGGCCGATATCACGGATGCACAAAGGCCCTTTTTTTCGTCGTCGGAAAGCTCGGGCATCAGCGGTCTTTACGCTTTTCGCGATACGCATAAGCAAACGGCTGTAGTTGATGTTACCACGGTCGCGATGATAGTTGATCAATTTCGGCTTGACAGGATCGACTTCCTGAAGATTGACGTAGAGGGCTTCGATTTTGCTGTTCTGCGAGGAGTGCCGTTGGATGATATACGGCCAATGGTAATTCAATGCGAGTTCGAGGATTCCAAGACAGTTCCACTTGGACATACGTGGAAGGATATTGCAGATTTTTTAGTGGGGAAGGGTTATACGGTTTACGTAAGTGAATGGCATCCGATCATCCAATATGGCATCCAGCACGATTGGTGCCGTTTGTTTCGTTATCCCGGAACGCTGCGAGATCCTAAGGCCTGGGGAAATCTTTTGGCGTTTCAGGAAGATCCAGGTACAGAGGCAATCGTGAATGCATTGCGCCGATGTGTTAAGGTGAAGAATGCAAGTGTCGTGGAGCGCCAACGGGAAACAAATTCGTCCCAAGAATTGCTCTTGGAAAAGTTGAAAAGGTGGAGTGGAATGCAGTATATGGAGTTCGCGGGTTGGGTTAAGAAGCGGAGCTTGACGGCGTTCCGATTCGGCCAAGCCGCAAAGTGGTCGCTGCAAGTGGCCCGCCGTCATCCCCGCACCGCGCTCGGCTTGCTGGGCGCGCTAGTTTTACTTGCTGGTGCACCAGCCTATCCGCCGATGTGGGGGTACCGGATTTTCTTATGGAGCGCTACGGGACTTCTGGCGGTGTCGGCTCTGGCTATTACCGGCGTAGCCATGGCTAACACAGTTATAGGTCGCTTGGTCGAGACTCAGAGGGCAGAGATGGAAGCGCGCCTGCGGGTCATGAGGCGTGATAGCGAGAGCCGCTGGACAGCGCTGGAATCCAAATTAGCGACGATCGAAAGTCGGCTCGGGTCGCTGGCGGAGAGTCTACAATCGGAAGAAGCGCAGGCGGCGAAGATTGCTAACGAACTGGAGAGGCTTACTGCCAGAATCGAAACGAAGACGTCTTTTCAACGATTTAACCGCACTTTGGCGCCTGTCCACGTGGAAACCTTGCGTAATGTCTGGGGCGAACGCCTCGGCTTGAGGTTGACGAATCCGGCGCTCGCATACTGCGCGCATCGCATCTGTAACATCGAGCAAAACGCCACCGGACGGCTGGCCACATCGATCGAAGATGCAGTTCTGCGCACACTCGTATCTTCAGCGGTAAAAAGCGAGACGCTTGAGGTTCTGGAGATCGGCACGTTATTCGGGATCGGTTTATCCATGATTTATGAATACAATCGTGGCCGATTTGAGCGCATTCACCTTACAGCGATTGATCCACTCACTGGTTATTACGGTGGCGGCGAGCCCGATGTACTGTTGAATATTCCGATCAGTAAATCCGTCTTTTGGCTCAACATGCAGCGTGTAGGCATACCGCGCGACGACGTGACTCTGATCAACGATCTGAGTACGAGCGAAGCAGCGATAGCGCGCGCCGGCAGCAAAAAGTACGATCTGCTCATCATCGATGGAGATCACAGTTACGCGGGCGTAAAGGCGGACTACCATAACTATGTCGACTTGGTACGAGCCGGTGGGTATATCATCTTTGATGATTGTGGGTCGACGGATTGGCCGGAAGTCAAGCAGTTTGTGGATGCTGAAGTGCTCACTGATCGTCGCGTTGCACTGGTAGGGTCGGAATGGAGAACTGCGATTTTCCGTGTAGCACAACAGACAAATGGGGACTAG
- a CDS encoding glycosyltransferase family 2 protein has product MTTTPVLTIAIPAYNRPKELEFGLSKLIPQILGRYENDVEVIIADDSSPSDSLQAVREIANQYRFIHFDRHPKNIGLERNLIACTKKARGEFLWIFGDDDFLEASDSLEYIMTFLREERYDFYVLNRTRRSFDLSKLISPNWMGLDPDKCFTFSGLRDFCLSYGFISVIGFVSVNIFRRQAFCEIDANKYFGTMYPQLGAMVEAFHRRPTLLIGRPLICHRTQTQEEKKAALGVKQTEADFMSDVQRRNAIYFSHPYVAMILKLVECGAFQPDDILRIRENTVINGLLIDFFIETITLNHIMGLCVPRSTWEITSRFFATIPLDDSRRKRIEPILREHLQ; this is encoded by the coding sequence ATGACAACTACCCCCGTTTTGACAATTGCCATACCCGCATATAATAGGCCGAAAGAGCTGGAGTTTGGGCTATCCAAACTGATTCCACAGATTCTGGGCAGATATGAAAATGATGTTGAGGTCATTATCGCGGATGATAGCTCCCCCAGCGATAGTCTGCAGGCAGTTCGTGAAATCGCAAACCAATACAGGTTTATCCATTTCGATCGTCATCCAAAAAACATAGGATTAGAAAGAAACCTTATCGCTTGTACAAAAAAGGCTCGAGGAGAATTCTTGTGGATCTTTGGTGACGACGACTTTTTGGAAGCTAGCGACTCGCTCGAATATATTATGACGTTTTTACGCGAGGAGCGTTATGATTTCTATGTTCTTAATCGTACTCGTCGTAGCTTTGATCTCTCCAAACTAATATCGCCTAACTGGATGGGCCTTGATCCAGATAAGTGTTTCACGTTCTCTGGCCTTCGGGACTTTTGTCTGTCTTACGGGTTTATTAGTGTAATTGGTTTCGTATCCGTAAATATCTTCCGTCGCCAAGCCTTCTGCGAAATCGATGCGAATAAGTACTTCGGAACGATGTATCCGCAGCTAGGAGCAATGGTGGAGGCATTTCATCGTCGTCCCACCCTTCTTATTGGACGCCCTTTGATCTGCCATCGGACACAGACGCAAGAAGAAAAGAAAGCTGCACTTGGTGTGAAACAAACAGAGGCAGATTTCATGTCAGACGTCCAAAGGCGGAACGCGATCTATTTTAGTCACCCTTATGTAGCTATGATACTAAAACTGGTTGAATGTGGGGCGTTTCAACCAGACGATATTTTACGGATACGAGAAAATACCGTTATAAATGGGTTGTTGATCGATTTTTTCATCGAGACGATCACGCTAAACCACATCATGGGGCTGTGCGTGCCCCGTTCAACTTGGGAGATAACCAGCCGTTTTTTTGCAACTATACCGCTTGACGACAGCCGTCGTAAGCGGATAGAGCCAATTCTGAGAGAACATTTACAATGA
- a CDS encoding methyltransferase domain-containing protein — translation MIHGKLRDSEFASSIVINSSLIDSLQHRFYYMLEFVTKAEYWAAEDSGVLSRLPKAPFAWHLKSIQDAVAFTYLQDIVGGRIAEVGGGNSRILPALAADNDCYNIDRFDGQHGGPADVPNLMGVKNVIGYVTDPSVTETIRECDAAFSVSVVEHVPTTDLPDFFEACAKLLRPGGRMVHLIDVYLTDRPQEQSGLVERINHYASVFQLGLLEPWTPEAKIISTGEDLSFSCPYATNPDNIMAGWNRIAPALRDLRAVAQSCTLKLVGTKPK, via the coding sequence TTGATTCACGGAAAACTGAGAGATTCAGAATTCGCATCCTCGATCGTCATCAATTCCTCGTTAATAGACTCCTTGCAGCACAGGTTTTACTACATGCTTGAATTCGTTACAAAGGCCGAATACTGGGCTGCTGAGGATAGCGGGGTACTGTCCCGGCTACCCAAAGCGCCATTCGCTTGGCATCTCAAATCGATCCAGGATGCTGTCGCTTTCACATATCTACAGGACATAGTCGGCGGTCGGATAGCCGAGGTTGGTGGAGGAAATTCCCGCATTTTGCCGGCACTCGCCGCGGACAACGATTGCTACAACATCGACCGTTTTGATGGACAACACGGAGGACCAGCGGATGTGCCGAACCTTATGGGCGTAAAAAATGTTATTGGCTATGTGACTGATCCAAGCGTTACAGAAACCATTCGGGAATGTGATGCAGCATTCTCGGTTTCAGTCGTTGAACACGTGCCGACCACAGATTTACCTGATTTCTTTGAGGCTTGTGCCAAGTTGCTACGTCCAGGCGGACGCATGGTTCACCTTATAGACGTCTATCTAACGGATCGGCCCCAGGAGCAAAGCGGGCTTGTGGAACGGATCAACCATTACGCATCCGTTTTCCAACTTGGCCTATTGGAACCGTGGACACCAGAAGCGAAGATCATCAGTACGGGTGAGGATCTATCATTTTCCTGTCCCTACGCAACGAATCCGGACAACATAATGGCTGGCTGGAATCGAATTGCTCCCGCTTTGCGTGACCTACGTGCCGTCGCACAGTCATGCACCCTTAAACTTGTAGGGACCAAACCCAAATGA
- a CDS encoding O-methyltransferase: MVETGTNWGCTAIVLAQALVDSGCDGRVATFELNPENADIAGKNVKAAGLDEHVKLQVGDRRQLIEAALQNEIDLHFAFIGASHFYDEVTVEFELISPKPAPDALVLFDNSYRTEEDGKDPRVKALSGRS; this comes from the coding sequence ATCGTAGAGACCGGCACAAACTGGGGTTGCACTGCCATCGTGCTGGCACAAGCTTTGGTAGATTCTGGATGTGACGGGCGAGTTGCGACCTTTGAGCTTAATCCGGAAAATGCGGACATTGCGGGAAAGAACGTCAAAGCCGCTGGCCTCGATGAACATGTCAAGCTTCAAGTAGGCGATCGTCGTCAACTAATTGAGGCTGCTCTCCAAAACGAAATCGATTTGCACTTTGCTTTCATCGGTGCTTCCCACTTTTATGACGAAGTCACCGTTGAATTTGAACTTATAAGTCCAAAGCCAGCACCGGATGCCTTAGTTCTCTTTGATAACTCGTATCGCACCGAAGAGGACGGCAAGGATCCGCGTGTTAAGGCGCTCTCCGGACGATCCTAA
- a CDS encoding ABC transporter ATP-binding protein: protein MIMSSMVEVDRLSKLYARSPSEVRRRAAGVFGRVLLGRGRTSVGKLRPTEFWALRDIGFRVARGEALGIIGLNGSGKTTLLRLLAGQLLPDEGEIRLSGSTAALIDLTAGFRMSASGRENIFLKGAMLGRSRREMERMFDDIVAFTELGDAINAPVSSYSAGMLMRLAFAINLASEPDILLIDETLAVGDFRFRQKCLARLRELRERCCFILVSHSMADIKHFCSRVIVLDKGRIVFKGEPEAAVAFYETMNVVEQTSEKRIESILGPWIHNTDAVADLEHYWSDADGRPIDEIRAGETLYFHVAFTPNHTPRRLIMGIPVWTESGQFVTGFSTETANDHFTVNAAKKTVFRLEVPNLALNPGRYVSNFTLLDGPEFLVRMANPSLVVKANAPPYWGVVSLPHKWFRADDIRTHLNLLTEEVRQTL, encoded by the coding sequence ATGATCATGAGTTCTATGGTTGAGGTCGACCGCCTGTCCAAGCTTTACGCTCGTTCGCCTTCCGAAGTACGGCGTCGGGCGGCGGGGGTTTTCGGCCGTGTTTTGTTAGGGCGGGGCCGGACGTCCGTCGGGAAATTAAGGCCAACCGAATTTTGGGCGCTTCGCGACATCGGATTCCGCGTCGCGCGGGGCGAGGCGTTAGGTATCATCGGACTGAACGGTTCCGGTAAAACTACCCTTTTGCGCCTCCTTGCCGGGCAGTTGTTACCGGATGAGGGAGAGATTCGGCTGAGCGGATCGACCGCAGCGCTGATCGATCTCACTGCCGGGTTTCGCATGTCCGCGAGCGGGCGGGAAAACATATTTCTGAAAGGCGCGATGTTGGGACGCAGTCGACGAGAAATGGAGCGAATGTTCGACGACATTGTCGCCTTCACGGAATTGGGCGACGCGATCAATGCGCCGGTTTCCTCTTATAGCGCGGGGATGCTGATGCGGCTTGCCTTCGCCATCAATCTTGCGAGCGAACCCGATATCCTGCTCATCGACGAAACGCTCGCTGTCGGCGATTTCAGATTCCGCCAAAAATGCCTGGCGCGCCTGCGCGAACTTCGGGAGCGCTGCTGTTTCATTTTAGTGTCCCACTCGATGGCGGATATCAAGCATTTCTGCTCCCGCGTGATCGTGTTGGATAAAGGCAGAATCGTATTCAAGGGAGAGCCGGAGGCGGCGGTTGCTTTCTATGAGACCATGAATGTAGTCGAGCAAACATCGGAAAAACGTATCGAGAGTATACTGGGTCCCTGGATACATAATACCGATGCGGTCGCCGATCTCGAACACTACTGGAGCGATGCTGATGGGAGGCCGATCGATGAAATACGCGCCGGCGAAACGCTCTATTTTCATGTTGCCTTCACGCCGAATCACACGCCGCGACGCTTAATTATGGGTATCCCGGTTTGGACCGAAAGCGGTCAGTTTGTAACTGGCTTTTCGACTGAGACAGCGAATGACCACTTCACCGTGAATGCCGCCAAGAAGACTGTTTTCCGGTTGGAAGTACCAAATCTTGCATTGAATCCAGGCCGTTACGTTTCAAATTTCACACTTCTTGATGGTCCGGAATTTCTGGTCCGGATGGCGAACCCCTCGCTTGTAGTTAAGGCCAACGCGCCCCCTTACTGGGGCGTTGTATCGCTGCCTCACAAATGGTTCCGTGCCGATGATATACGTACCCATTTAAACTTACTCACTGAAGAGGTAAGACAAACGCTGTGA
- a CDS encoding ABC transporter permease: MHIRIIRPDDRLNEGVITAVRHIVRELVQHRDHISTAFRQDFRTLYQGTFFGVAWNVLLPLTPVMLYALLALRGVLPGFEGVNPASYVALGATIWFLLAGCIQQPLQTVRSRNTEVMKTALPLSAMVISGFAQILFDTLVRMAFVAVVILITSTKLTWSAVLLPVVLVPAILFFFGIGLILAMANVIYADVGRVTMIVLQYGIFLSGVIFPVSSLPFSEILAWNPAYIFIEEARVLFFRGLPENAWLLGIYAILGAAVLLLGCRIFYLMEYRVRGIGG, encoded by the coding sequence ATGCACATCCGAATCATCCGTCCCGATGATCGCCTGAACGAAGGTGTAATAACAGCCGTGCGCCATATCGTGCGCGAACTCGTACAACACCGCGATCATATCTCGACGGCGTTTAGGCAGGACTTTCGTACCCTCTACCAAGGCACGTTTTTCGGGGTTGCATGGAACGTCCTTTTGCCGCTCACGCCAGTCATGCTGTACGCACTTCTCGCACTTCGCGGCGTTCTGCCCGGCTTCGAGGGCGTCAATCCCGCAAGCTATGTCGCATTAGGCGCAACCATTTGGTTTCTCCTGGCTGGCTGTATTCAACAGCCGTTACAGACCGTTCGCTCGCGAAATACCGAGGTCATGAAAACAGCCCTTCCGCTGAGCGCCATGGTCATATCGGGTTTCGCTCAAATTCTCTTCGACACCCTAGTTAGGATGGCTTTCGTAGCCGTGGTGATTCTCATAACGTCGACGAAACTGACTTGGAGCGCGGTGCTGCTGCCTGTTGTGCTGGTACCGGCGATTCTTTTCTTTTTCGGTATCGGCCTGATCCTGGCGATGGCTAATGTCATATATGCCGATGTCGGCCGGGTAACCATGATCGTACTGCAATACGGTATCTTTCTAAGCGGTGTCATTTTCCCCGTGTCGAGTCTTCCCTTTAGTGAAATTCTTGCCTGGAATCCGGCATACATCTTCATCGAAGAAGCGCGAGTGCTGTTTTTCCGTGGGTTGCCGGAGAATGCCTGGCTTCTCGGCATCTACGCAATATTGGGAGCTGCGGTGCTTTTGCTCGGTTGCCGTATCTTTTATCTGATGGAGTATCGGGTCCGGGGGATAGGCGGATGA
- a CDS encoding SDR family NAD(P)-dependent oxidoreductase, with protein sequence MWTKTALITGAAGAIGAALCRAFRDDGFRVIATDKTHPDPSCCDESIDIDLNALVEDAEYRDSAIRNIFEAIGDQRLDVLVNNAAIQIVASLDGLGIDDWRQSLNVNLLAPFLLIQGLLPRLKEAKGSVLNIGSIHTKLTKSRFSCYATSKAALSGLTRCLAVELGSAVRINEITPAATETPMLLAGFDGRTDLLEALGAAHPMGRIASPDEIARVAVFLASEKASFITGASIPVDGGIGGRLHDPE encoded by the coding sequence ATGTGGACGAAAACAGCATTGATCACGGGCGCAGCCGGCGCCATTGGCGCCGCGCTGTGTCGTGCGTTCAGGGATGACGGTTTTCGGGTCATTGCTACCGATAAAACCCACCCCGATCCAAGTTGCTGCGATGAATCCATTGATATTGACTTGAATGCGCTGGTGGAAGATGCGGAATACCGCGACAGTGCAATCCGGAATATCTTTGAAGCGATCGGCGATCAGCGACTCGATGTGCTGGTGAATAACGCCGCGATTCAGATCGTCGCATCGTTGGACGGCTTGGGGATAGACGACTGGCGGCAGAGCTTGAACGTAAATCTGCTAGCTCCGTTTCTATTGATCCAGGGGTTGCTGCCCCGCTTGAAAGAGGCTAAAGGATCCGTCTTGAACATAGGAAGCATTCACACGAAGTTAACCAAGTCGCGTTTTTCATGCTATGCAACCAGCAAAGCTGCCTTAAGCGGCCTGACAAGATGTCTCGCGGTCGAGTTGGGTAGCGCTGTCAGGATTAACGAAATTACTCCGGCGGCAACGGAAACGCCTATGCTTTTGGCTGGTTTCGACGGGCGAACGGACTTGTTGGAAGCGTTGGGTGCGGCCCATCCTATGGGACGGATTGCGAGTCCGGATGAAATTGCACGTGTGGCGGTTTTTTTAGCGTCCGAGAAAGCATCGTTTATTACCGGTGCGAGTATTCCGGTAGATGGTGGAATCGGTGGGCGCTTGCACGATCCAGAGTAA
- a CDS encoding phosphoglycerate dehydrogenase: MANEKVLITCPPMLAVMDSFRPHFEKRGVQVHCPKVVQTLSEEELLAIVPEFDGWIVGDDPATRKVLEAGRKGRLRALVKWGIGVDNIDFSAASDHGIAVTNTPFMFGREVADVAMCYITGLARETFFIDREVRAGHWPKPRGISLKDKVVGLAGYGDIGKNIARRAVAADMKVIVYDPAVLNGDTAEGCEAEIWPNRLGACDFIVLACSLNKDNRHMLNAETLNIAKNGVRIVNVARGPLIDETALIEALRSGKVHSAALDVMEVEPLPMNSPLRGFDRCIFGSHNGSNTIEAVQAASERSMKLLFEMLGIGIVGGC, from the coding sequence ATGGCTAATGAGAAAGTGCTTATCACCTGTCCGCCGATGCTTGCTGTAATGGACAGTTTCCGACCGCATTTTGAAAAAAGGGGCGTGCAGGTACACTGCCCAAAGGTTGTCCAGACGCTGAGTGAGGAGGAGCTGTTAGCAATTGTGCCGGAATTTGACGGATGGATAGTGGGCGATGATCCAGCTACAAGAAAAGTACTGGAAGCTGGCCGGAAGGGGCGATTGAGAGCGCTCGTCAAATGGGGAATCGGTGTCGATAACATAGACTTCAGTGCAGCAAGCGATCACGGAATTGCGGTCACGAACACCCCTTTCATGTTCGGCCGTGAAGTTGCCGATGTAGCAATGTGTTATATCACCGGTTTGGCACGCGAAACGTTTTTTATTGACCGGGAGGTTAGAGCCGGTCATTGGCCGAAACCCCGCGGTATTTCACTGAAAGACAAGGTCGTAGGACTGGCCGGATATGGCGATATCGGCAAGAACATCGCTCGGCGTGCGGTTGCTGCCGACATGAAGGTCATCGTCTACGATCCGGCAGTGCTCAATGGGGATACCGCGGAAGGATGCGAGGCCGAAATATGGCCGAACCGGCTAGGGGCCTGCGATTTTATTGTTCTGGCGTGCTCGCTGAATAAAGACAATCGACATATGTTGAACGCCGAAACTCTGAACATTGCAAAAAATGGAGTTCGTATTGTAAACGTAGCTCGTGGCCCGTTAATCGACGAAACGGCATTGATTGAGGCTCTGCGGTCCGGCAAGGTCCATTCAGCGGCGCTAGACGTTATGGAAGTGGAACCCCTGCCGATGAACTCCCCGTTGCGTGGCTTTGATCGTTGCATATTCGGCTCGCATAACGGATCAAACACAATCGAGGCGGTCCAGGCCGCGAGCGAACGCTCAATGAAGTTGCTGTTTGAAATGCTTGGCATCGGCATTGTTGGTGGCTGTTGA
- a CDS encoding acylneuraminate cytidylyltransferase family protein yields the protein MNFRNRSIVALLPMKAHSERVPNKNFRDFNGKPLFRWILDTLLLISEITEVVINTDARSILAEHGLADSDRVRIRDRKPELCGDFVSMNRVLEDDIANVPADVYVMTHTTNPLLSAATIKAALSLFEQEEAAGNADSLFTVNKFQTRFYRQDASPVNHDPTNLVRTQDLEPWFEENSNLYIFTQESFARTNARIGERPLLFETPKLESIDIDDQADWELAVAVAKSMQV from the coding sequence ATGAATTTTAGGAATCGTTCTATCGTTGCTCTACTTCCCATGAAGGCGCATAGTGAACGGGTGCCGAATAAAAACTTTCGCGATTTCAACGGCAAACCATTGTTTCGGTGGATTCTCGATACATTGCTTTTAATTTCGGAGATCACCGAGGTAGTCATTAACACCGATGCTAGGTCAATCCTGGCCGAGCATGGATTGGCTGATTCCGATCGCGTGCGGATTCGCGACCGCAAACCGGAGCTCTGCGGAGATTTCGTGAGTATGAACAGAGTACTGGAGGACGACATCGCGAATGTTCCAGCAGACGTTTATGTCATGACACATACGACCAACCCGTTACTGAGTGCCGCCACGATCAAGGCGGCGCTTAGTCTCTTCGAACAAGAGGAAGCCGCGGGTAACGCGGATTCGTTGTTTACTGTCAACAAATTTCAAACCCGTTTCTATCGACAAGATGCCAGTCCTGTGAACCATGACCCGACGAATCTGGTAAGGACACAAGATCTTGAGCCGTGGTTTGAGGAAAACTCGAATCTATACATATTCACTCAGGAAAGCTTTGCTAGAACGAATGCAAGAATCGGTGAGCGCCCCTTGCTATTCGAAACCCCAAAGCTGGAATCGATTGATATCGACGATCAAGCCGATTGGGAGCTTGCTGTTGCGGTCGCCAAATCCATGCAGGTGTGA